Proteins from a single region of Aureibacter tunicatorum:
- a CDS encoding SnoaL-like domain-containing protein yields MSYLEKATHLYQMIYSGELLDAFEKYYSDKVVMVESDGSVCEGKEANREREKEFIESVQSFDGGEVLSLASNELAAVTMVESTMSVTFKGGKKVDMQQVAVQYWEGDLIIKERFYYNK; encoded by the coding sequence ATGTCATATTTAGAAAAGGCCACGCATTTATATCAAATGATTTATAGTGGCGAGTTATTGGATGCTTTCGAGAAGTACTACAGTGATAAGGTCGTTATGGTGGAATCGGATGGTAGTGTTTGTGAAGGAAAAGAGGCTAATCGCGAGCGTGAGAAGGAATTTATTGAAAGTGTTCAGTCTTTTGACGGAGGAGAGGTGCTATCATTGGCTTCCAATGAGCTGGCAGCTGTGACTATGGTGGAATCTACGATGTCCGTAACATTCAAAGGAGGTAAAAAAGTAGATATGCAACAAGTAGCAGTTCAGTATTGGGAAGGAGATTTGATTATCAAAGAAAGATTTTACTACAATAAATAG
- a CDS encoding UvrD-helicase domain-containing protein, protein MNKNFVIYRSSAGSGKTYTLAKEYLGQALRSEYHFKHILAVTFTNKATQEMKERIVSFLHEISIGDPSVGALTDDLAEMLQISSQEVVERSAKVLTRILHNYSHFSVLTIDSFFQQVIRSFAKELGLQGGIAIELDQDQVLNEVIDRVIEDVNDNPNLAKWLRLFAEKKVEEGKSWDIKDAVKSFSYELFSEKFKSLEEQVTEMNDTPDQVDEFLSTLQRTIREFEKKMSLFGTEAMDVLMDLGLTVDDFPYKKSSFANYFVKLKNGEEFTPGARALAALDDLNKWKTKSTPAGKASLIEDAFHQGANEALRKAVDYYNQQHKRYYSALEVLRYFYSFGILSDIINKLQEYRQEKDIMLISDASDFLKHIINENDSPFIYEKTGTKFFHFFIDEFQDTSRFQWDNFRPLVENSLAGEEYIGKDPLEGNKNLVLGDVKQSIYRWRGGDQTLLQFGIEKDIGNDYTKVEHLDTNWRSLKNVIEFNNSVFSVAPELLVSEIVSSAENLEEQEKEILEGKAYGIIQAYADVAQKVSPKHQKNEKKGFIRSEFVEAELDDDGNKIKPKEVILSRLPNHIEALQKQGIKARDIAFLVRNKQDGVLIADFFSRYKHANSHSLCNFDVVSSESLYVKNALVVRILVGAMKALLDLEDNLSWTALAHDFKVLNNEVKVSDNEIFEDRKKLKDALPTAFVSKVDYLYNFPIYELVEYLIPVFGLNEHTGERAYLQAFEDLVLEYLESNVGDVGSFVEWWDDKGVSKSIAMSDEMDAMRILTIHKSKGLQYKVVIIPFCDWSMDHNTTFDNILWTQSNYKPFEMLPTFPVKYQKGLKDTYFALEYYEEQIGAFLDNLNLMYVAFTRAEEYLFTFSEKPNLKKGVPIGNVGKLLYKSFEYATDEESMLKDGWKEESGVYEYGSIDKEKEISSKEDNSVKINQFISSDWRKRLSISRQDECIFNLDDTERVEKINYGILIHDILSKVLTPDQLESVLADYLEQGIINPEDKEVLRERIELLFANQQVRDWFITDWKVKTEVPILPKSGELSRLDRVLTKGNDAIIIDFKTGFQKKKDINQIIAYKALLKGMGFEKIQAFLLYLEDISIVEV, encoded by the coding sequence ATGAATAAGAATTTTGTAATTTATAGGTCTTCAGCAGGCTCGGGCAAGACATACACATTAGCCAAAGAGTATCTAGGCCAAGCATTGAGAAGCGAATATCATTTTAAGCATATATTAGCAGTTACCTTTACGAACAAAGCCACTCAAGAAATGAAAGAGAGGATTGTCTCTTTTTTGCATGAGATTTCAATTGGCGACCCTAGTGTTGGTGCGTTGACCGATGATTTAGCGGAGATGTTGCAGATATCGTCGCAAGAGGTTGTTGAGCGATCAGCTAAGGTTCTTACACGAATACTTCATAATTATTCTCATTTTTCAGTGCTTACGATTGATAGTTTTTTTCAGCAAGTGATTCGATCCTTTGCTAAAGAATTGGGGCTGCAGGGCGGGATTGCAATTGAGCTTGATCAAGATCAGGTATTGAATGAGGTTATTGATCGAGTGATTGAAGATGTTAATGATAACCCTAATTTGGCCAAATGGCTTAGGCTCTTTGCTGAGAAGAAAGTAGAGGAAGGAAAGAGTTGGGATATCAAGGATGCTGTGAAGTCGTTCTCATATGAGTTGTTCAGTGAAAAATTCAAGTCTCTGGAAGAGCAAGTGACAGAGATGAATGATACTCCGGATCAAGTGGATGAATTCCTGTCTACGTTGCAAAGAACTATTCGGGAGTTTGAGAAGAAAATGTCTCTTTTTGGCACTGAAGCGATGGATGTGTTGATGGATTTGGGTTTGACAGTTGATGATTTTCCATATAAAAAGTCCAGTTTTGCCAATTACTTTGTCAAGCTGAAAAATGGAGAAGAGTTTACGCCTGGAGCCAGGGCTTTGGCAGCTTTGGATGATTTGAACAAGTGGAAAACCAAATCCACTCCTGCGGGAAAAGCCAGTTTGATAGAAGACGCTTTTCATCAAGGTGCTAATGAAGCGTTAAGGAAAGCGGTGGACTATTACAACCAGCAACATAAAAGATATTATTCCGCATTGGAGGTGTTGAGGTATTTTTATTCGTTTGGTATACTGAGTGACATAATCAATAAGCTGCAAGAATACAGGCAGGAAAAAGACATTATGCTGATAAGCGATGCTTCCGATTTTCTTAAGCATATTATCAATGAAAATGACAGTCCTTTTATTTATGAAAAAACGGGGACAAAATTTTTTCATTTTTTTATCGATGAATTTCAGGATACATCGCGTTTTCAATGGGATAATTTTAGGCCATTGGTTGAAAATAGCCTGGCAGGAGAGGAGTATATTGGCAAGGATCCTTTGGAGGGAAACAAGAACCTTGTTCTCGGGGATGTTAAGCAATCTATTTACCGATGGAGAGGGGGAGATCAGACATTGCTCCAATTCGGGATTGAAAAGGATATTGGAAATGATTATACCAAAGTTGAGCATTTGGATACGAATTGGAGGAGTTTGAAAAATGTCATCGAATTCAATAATAGTGTTTTCAGCGTGGCACCGGAGTTATTGGTGAGTGAGATTGTTTCCAGCGCGGAGAATTTGGAAGAGCAAGAGAAGGAGATATTAGAAGGAAAAGCGTATGGCATCATTCAAGCGTATGCCGATGTAGCTCAGAAAGTGTCTCCCAAACATCAAAAAAACGAAAAAAAAGGATTTATCAGATCAGAGTTCGTGGAAGCGGAGCTTGACGATGATGGGAATAAAATCAAACCTAAAGAGGTGATCTTGAGCAGGCTTCCTAATCATATTGAGGCATTGCAAAAACAAGGCATTAAGGCTAGGGATATCGCTTTTTTGGTAAGGAATAAGCAGGATGGAGTATTGATAGCTGATTTCTTTTCACGCTACAAGCATGCTAACTCCCATTCGCTTTGCAATTTTGATGTGGTGTCTTCTGAGTCTCTTTATGTCAAAAATGCCTTGGTGGTAAGGATACTAGTTGGAGCGATGAAAGCTCTGCTTGATCTGGAGGATAATTTATCTTGGACAGCTTTGGCGCATGACTTTAAGGTGTTGAACAATGAGGTCAAGGTTTCTGACAATGAAATCTTCGAGGATAGAAAGAAATTGAAAGATGCGTTGCCAACGGCTTTTGTTTCCAAAGTGGATTATCTGTACAACTTCCCTATTTATGAATTGGTGGAATATTTGATACCAGTGTTCGGTCTGAATGAGCATACAGGAGAACGAGCCTATTTGCAAGCATTTGAGGATTTGGTGTTGGAGTATTTGGAAAGTAATGTGGGAGACGTTGGTAGCTTTGTAGAATGGTGGGATGATAAAGGCGTATCGAAATCCATTGCCATGTCTGATGAAATGGATGCCATGAGAATTTTGACGATCCATAAGTCTAAGGGCTTGCAGTATAAAGTTGTGATTATACCTTTTTGCGATTGGTCAATGGATCACAATACTACTTTCGACAATATTTTATGGACGCAATCGAATTATAAGCCTTTTGAAATGTTGCCTACTTTTCCTGTCAAGTATCAGAAAGGCTTGAAAGACACTTATTTCGCTTTGGAGTATTATGAAGAGCAAATCGGGGCTTTTTTGGATAACCTGAACTTGATGTATGTGGCTTTTACAAGAGCGGAGGAGTACTTGTTTACATTTTCTGAAAAGCCTAATTTGAAGAAAGGTGTTCCTATCGGAAATGTAGGCAAGCTATTGTACAAGTCTTTTGAGTATGCTACAGACGAAGAGTCAATGTTGAAAGATGGTTGGAAAGAAGAGTCTGGAGTTTATGAATACGGAAGTATTGACAAGGAAAAAGAGATCAGTTCAAAAGAAGATAATTCAGTGAAAATAAATCAATTCATCTCTTCGGATTGGAGGAAAAGACTCTCTATAAGCAGACAGGATGAATGTATTTTCAATCTGGATGATACAGAAAGGGTTGAGAAAATTAATTACGGTATACTGATACATGATATTCTGTCCAAGGTATTGACGCCTGACCAATTGGAGTCTGTCTTGGCCGATTACTTGGAGCAAGGAATTATCAATCCTGAAGACAAGGAAGTATTGAGGGAAAGGATAGAGCTTTTGTTTGCTAATCAACAGGTGAGAGATTGGTTTATTACGGATTGGAAGGTGAAAACGGAAGTGCCGATATTGCCAAAGTCGGGAGAATTGTCTCGATTGGACAGGGTGCTGACGAAGGGCAATGATGCGATTATTATAGATTTTAAGACTGGATTTCAAAAGAAAAAAGATATTAACCAGATCATTGCTTATAAAGCATTGCTTAAAGGCATGGGCTTTGAAAAAATTCAAGCATTCTTACTGTATTTGGAAGATATTTCAATTGTAGAGGTATAA
- a CDS encoding YafY family protein, with product MNRIDRLSAIMTMLQSKKVVKAKEIAERFEISLRTVYRDIRALEEGGVPIGAEAGLGYYISDGYHLAPVTFTGEEARALLLSQKVASHFTDESSVKHQTTAFEKIRSVMKTADKEKVETLESSIDIHFGFKRVAKPSAFLDQIQEAMSMRNKMQLKYQAASESSPSLREIVPLSLCYYSNYWHLIAFCELRNDYRDFRTDRIVGIQSLSKLFNKEAYKSMDEYWKEIRQRYSLYEVEVVLDNKGAPFLNLTKHYWGFKEESIGEDDVRMKFVIADYRVFSKWLISFGEYVHKLYPDELENAMNEEIQALQSKFLQNN from the coding sequence ATGAATAGAATAGACAGGCTTTCTGCGATAATGACTATGCTTCAATCCAAAAAAGTCGTAAAGGCTAAGGAGATCGCCGAACGATTCGAGATTAGCCTTCGAACGGTTTATAGAGATATCAGGGCGCTTGAAGAGGGAGGAGTCCCTATTGGAGCGGAGGCTGGACTTGGCTACTATATTTCAGACGGTTATCATTTAGCTCCAGTGACATTTACCGGTGAAGAAGCGAGAGCTTTGCTTTTATCTCAAAAAGTTGCCAGTCACTTCACCGACGAATCATCTGTAAAGCATCAAACTACTGCTTTTGAGAAAATAAGGTCGGTGATGAAAACAGCTGATAAGGAAAAGGTTGAAACTTTGGAGAGTAGCATAGATATTCATTTCGGTTTTAAGAGAGTCGCTAAGCCATCCGCTTTTTTGGATCAAATCCAAGAAGCGATGTCGATGCGAAATAAAATGCAATTAAAGTATCAGGCAGCCTCGGAATCTTCTCCTTCTTTAAGAGAAATTGTTCCTCTGAGTTTATGTTATTATAGCAATTATTGGCATTTGATAGCTTTTTGTGAATTGAGGAATGATTACAGGGATTTTCGCACTGATAGAATTGTGGGGATACAGTCGCTTTCAAAATTATTTAACAAAGAAGCTTACAAGTCCATGGATGAATATTGGAAAGAAATCAGACAACGCTACTCTTTGTATGAGGTGGAGGTAGTTTTGGATAATAAAGGCGCTCCTTTTTTGAATTTGACTAAGCATTATTGGGGTTTTAAGGAAGAATCAATTGGTGAAGATGATGTAAGAATGAAATTCGTTATCGCTGATTATAGAGTTTTTTCCAAATGGTTGATTTCTTTTGGCGAGTATGTGCATAAGTTATATCCAGATGAATTGGAAAATGCCATGAACGAAGAAATACAGGCATTGCAATCAAAATTTTTGCAAAATAATTAA
- a CDS encoding GyrI-like domain-containing protein — MKSSQVTETPKSYELALFKLNQNEVNTYQKSYSQFYKDISSFNGYEELQTYQQVDDHTIFLDFCAWKSLAHAESASDKVKKDERFAQLFSSIENVLMFEHLTFKESFDFAPESQGDLLELHVYKVENENRDALYRARHQFFSQLDNDNVGLLGIDCFELDGTDVLVDLVRWEDLSKAQLAHMKYHGHEKFNNMFSLIRSFELFKQMEKLDLSRETFSQQTEAYYQANDTPEKVMRAARNMISILGQSSWESETFASSIAGIYQFAKLLKVEMSLKNQNFVMAHLEAKWWAEGGKTLDSVKPDEWCWKLMIPVPDSVVFSDIDEIKLNYQTHFPTFDRIVFESEKAHNEVRILHKGSYMQEKDSIEKIFNFIGSNDLKVNGVHHEIYLNDPKVVKEEDLRTIISYNVE; from the coding sequence ATGAAAAGTTCACAAGTGACAGAAACTCCCAAAAGCTATGAATTGGCATTGTTTAAATTAAATCAAAACGAAGTCAATACTTATCAAAAATCCTATTCTCAATTTTATAAGGATATATCATCCTTCAATGGATATGAAGAACTCCAAACGTATCAACAAGTCGACGATCATACGATATTTTTGGATTTTTGCGCATGGAAAAGTTTAGCTCATGCTGAAAGCGCCAGCGACAAAGTCAAAAAAGATGAAAGGTTCGCTCAATTGTTCTCATCGATTGAAAATGTGTTGATGTTTGAGCATTTGACTTTCAAAGAGAGCTTTGATTTCGCTCCTGAATCTCAAGGCGATCTGCTTGAGTTGCATGTATACAAAGTTGAAAATGAAAATAGAGATGCTTTGTATAGGGCTAGACATCAGTTTTTTTCTCAACTTGACAATGATAATGTCGGGTTATTGGGAATAGATTGTTTTGAATTGGATGGCACGGATGTCTTGGTAGATTTAGTCAGATGGGAGGATTTGTCCAAAGCACAATTAGCTCATATGAAGTATCATGGGCATGAGAAATTTAATAACATGTTTTCACTGATTCGTTCGTTTGAGCTTTTCAAGCAAATGGAAAAGCTTGATTTATCTCGAGAAACTTTCAGCCAACAAACAGAAGCTTATTATCAAGCGAATGACACTCCCGAAAAAGTAATGCGGGCTGCAAGAAATATGATTAGCATATTAGGGCAAAGCAGCTGGGAATCTGAAACCTTTGCTTCTTCAATTGCTGGCATATACCAGTTCGCCAAGTTGCTAAAAGTGGAAATGAGCTTGAAGAATCAAAATTTTGTCATGGCTCATCTGGAGGCTAAGTGGTGGGCTGAAGGTGGAAAGACTTTGGATAGTGTGAAACCTGATGAATGGTGTTGGAAATTAATGATTCCTGTGCCGGATTCTGTTGTGTTTTCAGATATTGATGAAATCAAATTGAATTATCAGACGCACTTTCCAACCTTTGATAGGATTGTCTTCGAAAGTGAAAAAGCTCATAATGAGGTTCGCATATTGCATAAAGGATCTTATATGCAGGAAAAAGATTCTATAGAAAAGATTTTTAATTTTATTGGCTCCAATGACTTAAAAGTGAACGGGGTGCATCATGAAATTTATTTAAACGATCCAAAAGTTGTAAAAGAAGAGGATTTGAGAACTATTATCAGCTACAATGTGGAATAG
- a CDS encoding DUF2851 family protein, whose product MKEDLLYHLWQYQKFAKHNLRTVQGDELRVFSAGHLNTLAGPDFAYSKIMLNDVTWSGSVEIHVNSSDWYRHKHHLDENYEKVILHVVWNNDKEVKLRDGSLLPVLELKNRVYPEILEKYEKMMGDNHDFTCRNLITKVPDIKLANAFESALNERLRTKASKVSEVYKSTNQFWEETAFKVICSAFGFKVNSGGFGILAEQLRYDILQKNRDQRLKIEALFFGLSGMIREKNKDEYSETMKRYFSFLDHKYSLGGSMMSERDWNFFGARPANFPTLRLAQLAGVVCKSQLFFDAILNSDSLKDYYAIFEFEISDYWKSHYDFGKKKKSATFSLSKASKENLIINSVIPILAAYAMEKDQHQYWEKAIDLLSSLSPERNSITKKWNAMGVELGSAFETQACLEQYKHHCLEKKCLSCSVGYHLLHSHSSIKGNLSEEIVKN is encoded by the coding sequence ATGAAGGAAGATCTACTTTATCATCTATGGCAATACCAAAAATTCGCGAAACATAATCTTAGAACCGTCCAAGGCGATGAACTTAGGGTGTTTTCCGCTGGACATTTGAACACTTTGGCTGGTCCTGACTTTGCTTACTCAAAAATTATGCTTAACGATGTCACATGGAGCGGCAGTGTGGAAATACATGTGAATTCTTCCGATTGGTACAGGCATAAGCATCACTTGGATGAAAATTATGAGAAGGTCATATTGCATGTGGTATGGAATAATGACAAGGAAGTGAAGCTTAGGGATGGAAGTTTGTTGCCGGTTTTAGAATTGAAAAACAGAGTGTACCCTGAAATTTTGGAGAAGTATGAAAAAATGATGGGTGACAACCATGACTTTACTTGTCGAAATCTAATCACGAAGGTTCCTGATATTAAGCTAGCCAATGCATTTGAATCCGCATTGAATGAACGGCTAAGGACTAAGGCGAGTAAAGTTTCGGAGGTTTACAAATCCACAAATCAATTTTGGGAAGAAACAGCTTTCAAAGTTATTTGCTCAGCTTTCGGATTTAAAGTGAATAGTGGAGGTTTTGGAATATTGGCAGAGCAATTAAGATATGATATTCTTCAAAAGAACAGGGATCAACGATTGAAAATCGAAGCGTTGTTTTTTGGTTTGTCGGGAATGATCAGAGAAAAGAACAAAGACGAATATTCAGAGACTATGAAGCGATATTTTAGTTTTTTGGATCATAAATACAGTCTTGGAGGGAGTATGATGTCTGAAAGAGACTGGAATTTTTTTGGGGCGAGGCCGGCTAATTTCCCAACACTGAGATTGGCCCAACTTGCAGGAGTTGTTTGCAAGTCTCAGCTTTTTTTCGATGCAATCTTGAATTCGGATTCACTTAAGGATTACTATGCTATTTTTGAGTTTGAAATTTCCGATTATTGGAAAAGCCATTATGACTTTGGCAAAAAGAAAAAATCAGCTACTTTTTCATTGAGCAAAGCGAGCAAGGAAAATTTGATCATAAATTCCGTCATTCCGATATTGGCCGCGTATGCCATGGAAAAAGATCAACATCAGTATTGGGAAAAAGCGATTGATCTTTTGTCTAGTTTGTCTCCTGAAAGAAATTCGATAACCAAGAAGTGGAATGCTATGGGGGTTGAGTTAGGCAGTGCTTTTGAAACACAAGCTTGTTTGGAGCAATACAAGCACCATTGTCTGGAGAAAAAGTGTCTTAGTTGTTCTGTCGGCTATCACCTTTTGCATAGTCATTCGTCGATTAAGGGTAATTTGTCGGAAGAAATTGTAAAGAACTAG